A region from the bacterium genome encodes:
- the groL gene encoding chaperonin GroEL (60 kDa chaperone family; promotes refolding of misfolded polypeptides especially under stressful conditions; forms two stacked rings of heptamers to form a barrel-shaped 14mer; ends can be capped by GroES; misfolded proteins enter the barrel where they are refolded when GroES binds), translated as MPAKEIKYAEEARSAIRQGVDKLADAVKITLGPKGRNVTLEKKWGAPTVTKDGVTVAKEIELENKFENMGAQMVKEVASKTSDVAGDGTTTATILAQAIYREGFKTTAAGANPMAVRRGIEKAAQKVVEELKKLSKPTKGKLEISQVGTISANGDKEIGEMIAEAMEKVGKDGVITVEEGKGIVTELNVVEGMQFDRGYISPYFVTDAEKMEAVLEEPYILIYDKKISAMKDFLPLLEKVAQTGKSLLVIAEEVEGEAVATLVVNKIRGTLKCCAVKAPGYGDRRKEMLEDIATLTGGRVISEEKGMKLENTKMEDLGKAKKVKVDKDNTTIVEGLGLKSDIQARMSQIKLQIDETKSDYDKEKLQERLARLAGGVAVINVGAPTEPDMKERKARSEDALHATKAAVEEGIVPGGGVALLRCIGALEKMKLEGDEQIGINIVKKALEEPIKWIVANAGEEPSVIVDKVKNSPTNVGFNAETSQIEDLMKAGIIDPTKVVRVALQNAVSIAGLLVTTEAMVAEKPEKEKTPPMPGGYPPPEEY; from the coding sequence TTACAAAGGACGGTGTCACTGTTGCTAAAGAGATTGAACTTGAGAACAAGTTTGAGAATATGGGAGCTCAGATGGTAAAAGAGGTGGCATCAAAAACATCTGATGTTGCAGGTGACGGTACGACTACAGCTACTATTTTAGCGCAAGCAATATATCGTGAAGGATTTAAGACTACTGCTGCTGGCGCTAATCCGATGGCGGTTAGGAGAGGAATTGAGAAGGCGGCACAAAAGGTAGTGGAGGAGTTAAAGAAGCTATCAAAACCAACAAAAGGTAAGTTAGAGATATCACAAGTTGGGACAATTTCAGCAAATGGAGACAAAGAGATAGGAGAGATGATTGCTGAGGCTATGGAGAAAGTAGGTAAGGACGGTGTAATTACAGTTGAGGAAGGCAAAGGTATTGTAACAGAGCTTAATGTAGTCGAGGGGATGCAGTTTGACCGTGGCTATATTTCACCGTATTTTGTGACAGATGCTGAAAAAATGGAGGCTGTACTTGAGGAGCCATATATTCTTATCTATGATAAAAAGATATCGGCAATGAAAGATTTTCTCCCTCTTTTAGAGAAAGTGGCTCAAACTGGTAAATCACTTCTTGTGATAGCAGAGGAAGTTGAGGGTGAAGCAGTAGCTACTCTTGTTGTAAATAAAATACGTGGCACCCTTAAGTGCTGTGCTGTTAAGGCACCAGGTTATGGTGACAGGAGAAAGGAAATGCTCGAGGATATTGCAACTCTTACTGGTGGGAGGGTAATTTCTGAAGAGAAGGGGATGAAGCTCGAAAATACAAAGATGGAAGATTTAGGGAAGGCGAAGAAAGTGAAGGTAGATAAGGATAATACAACAATAGTAGAGGGATTAGGGTTGAAATCGGATATTCAAGCTCGGATGTCGCAGATTAAGCTTCAAATAGATGAGACAAAATCTGACTATGATAAGGAAAAATTACAGGAGAGGCTTGCTAGACTCGCTGGAGGGGTAGCAGTAATAAACGTTGGCGCACCCACTGAACCTGACATGAAAGAGAGAAAGGCTAGGTCTGAAGATGCCTTGCATGCTACGAAGGCAGCTGTCGAGGAAGGCATTGTTCCTGGGGGAGGAGTAGCTTTACTAAGATGTATCGGTGCATTAGAAAAGATGAAGCTTGAAGGAGATGAGCAAATTGGGATTAATATTGTTAAGAAGGCACTTGAAGAGCCAATAAAGTGGATTGTTGCAAATGCAGGAGAGGAACCATCTGTAATTGTAGATAAAGTGAAAAATAGCCCGACCAATGTCGGCTTTAATGCGGAGACCAGTCAAATTGAAGACTTAATGAAGGCAGGTATAATCGACCCTACTAAAGTTGTAAGGGTTGCGCTTCAAAATGCAGTTTCAATTGCAGGTTTACTTGTAACCACTGAAGCAATGGTAGCTGAAAAGCCGGAAAAGGAGAAAACACCACCAATGCCAGGTGGTTATCCTCCACCTGAAGAATACTAA
- the dprA gene encoding DNA-processing protein DprA translates to MEDEAKVIIKLSSIKGIGEAKLKEIISRFKPIPKVFDASNFELSNLVDRKFIPAIKNAKKKNVEPELALLKKLNVNLVTFDSPHYPANLKPLPDAPPFLYVRGEILPQDEKAIAIVGSRRATPYGKFVAEKFAYELANEGITIVSGLARGIDTCAHMGALKANGRTIAVFGCGIDIIYPRENIALIQEIISHGACISEFPLGTQPWRGNFPTRNRLISGLSKAVVVIEATVQSGIFSTVEWALNQGREVFAVPGNITSETSKGVNRLIMDGAQPATSPQDILEYLGIKPVTKEKEKLKLDKDEKKVFDILSYEPMHVDNLAEILGIPISKVLGVLLELELRGVVKQLPGRNFVRNIEP, encoded by the coding sequence ATGGAAGACGAAGCTAAAGTCATCATTAAGTTATCGAGCATAAAAGGAATTGGAGAAGCAAAGCTTAAAGAAATAATTTCAAGATTTAAGCCAATTCCAAAAGTCTTTGATGCTAGCAATTTCGAGCTTTCTAATCTTGTAGATAGAAAATTTATCCCTGCTATTAAAAATGCTAAGAAAAAAAATGTTGAACCTGAGCTTGCACTTCTTAAAAAACTTAATGTTAACCTTGTAACATTTGATAGCCCTCATTATCCAGCAAATTTAAAGCCACTACCTGATGCGCCTCCATTTCTTTATGTGAGAGGCGAGATACTACCACAGGATGAGAAAGCGATTGCAATTGTTGGGTCACGGCGTGCCACTCCCTATGGAAAATTTGTTGCAGAAAAGTTTGCATATGAGCTTGCAAATGAGGGAATTACTATTGTATCTGGATTAGCGAGAGGGATTGATACTTGTGCTCATATGGGAGCATTAAAAGCAAATGGTAGGACGATAGCAGTATTTGGGTGTGGTATAGATATAATATATCCTCGCGAAAATATTGCACTTATACAAGAGATCATCTCACATGGGGCGTGTATTTCTGAGTTCCCACTCGGGACACAACCTTGGCGTGGAAATTTTCCTACAAGAAACAGATTGATCTCAGGGCTCTCAAAGGCAGTTGTAGTAATAGAGGCAACTGTACAAAGCGGCATCTTCTCTACTGTAGAATGGGCACTAAACCAGGGAAGAGAGGTGTTCGCTGTACCTGGAAATATAACTTCAGAGACAAGTAAGGGGGTTAATCGATTGATTATGGATGGAGCGCAGCCGGCAACTTCTCCTCAAGACATACTTGAATACTTAGGAATCAAACCAGTTACTAAAGAAAAAGAGAAATTAAAACTTGATAAAGATGAGAAAAAAGTGTTTGATATTCTAAGCTATGAGCCGATGCATGTTGATAATTTAGCTGAAATACTTGGAATCCCTATTTCGAAGGTGCTTGGTGTACTGCTTGAGCTTGAGTTACGAGGCGTAGTAAAGCAACTGCCTGGTAGAAATTTTGTAAGAAATATAGAGCCGTAA
- a CDS encoding GAF and ANTAR domain-containing protein, translating into MAKKLTYTEQINGLLKISSAITSDLWLEDILKLIVTVAANVMNSKICSLLLIDENTRNLAIRATQSMSEDYIKKPPLKIGESIAGKVVKENKVITVADVRKDKRYKYKDIAKKEGLCSLLCVPLCVKGKVIGAINCYTSFPHKFTKTEIDIFMTVANQAAIAIENTKLLVRSKIIQEELETRKLVERAKGILMSKYSLSEASAYRRIQKLSMDSRKSMHEVADAIILASKIKSK; encoded by the coding sequence GTGGCTAAAAAACTTACTTATACTGAGCAGATAAACGGTTTATTAAAAATATCAAGTGCAATCACCTCTGATTTATGGCTTGAGGATATATTGAAGTTAATTGTCACTGTGGCTGCTAATGTGATGAATTCCAAGATTTGTTCTCTACTTCTAATTGATGAAAATACAAGGAATCTGGCAATTCGTGCTACTCAATCAATGAGTGAAGATTACATTAAGAAACCGCCTTTAAAAATAGGTGAAAGTATAGCAGGGAAGGTGGTTAAGGAGAACAAAGTTATAACAGTAGCAGATGTGAGAAAAGATAAAAGGTATAAATACAAAGATATAGCCAAAAAGGAAGGCCTCTGTTCTCTATTGTGTGTTCCTCTTTGTGTAAAAGGAAAAGTGATTGGGGCTATCAATTGCTACACTTCTTTTCCTCATAAGTTTACAAAAACTGAGATAGATATTTTTATGACAGTAGCTAATCAAGCAGCTATAGCTATAGAGAATACCAAGCTATTGGTCAGGAGTAAAATAATTCAAGAAGAACTTGAGACTCGTAAGCTTGTGGAGCGTGCGAAGGGTATATTGATGAGTAAGTATAGCTTATCTGAGGCATCAGCTTATCGTCGTATTCAGAAGCTTTCTATGGATTCAAGGAAATCTATGCATGAAGTAGCAGATGCAATAATTTTAGCTTCAAAAATAAAAAGTAAGTGA